The window GGCGCTTAAGAATATCTCTCAGCAGCACTTTGAAATCTTCAAGCTCCAGCTGAGGGTGAATGTGCTCAATCGTTGTGAGTTGAAAATCAGCAAACTTGAGCTTGATACCCTGCTTAATGATCGACTTATCCGGGCTGGCTTTCTCTAAACGTCTCTCTAGTTCAGGGAAGAGCTTATCTTCGATCACCTGCCAGCACTCATCATAAGTAGCAATGTTTTCGCTAAACGTACGCTCTACCCCAACCGATTTACGTTCGCGTTCCACCACCACTTCGCGGTCATCAATACCATGGCTGCGCTTCCACAATGAAGCGCCTTGGCGCCCAAATTGGCGCAACAACTCACGGTAATCACTGTTTTTTATGTCTTCACATAGATAGAAGCCAGCTTGGTGCAGCTTCTCCAAACTCACTTTGCCAACACCTGGGATCTTTTCCAAAGGCAATTTATCGACTACCTCTTGGACTTTATCGGGTGGAATCACAAACTGGCCATTGGGCTTGTTCATGTCTGAAGCAACTTTGGCAAGAAACTTAATTGGCGCAATACCTGCCGATGCCGTTAGCCCCAACTCCGTATGTATGTCGCGACGAATCGATTCTGCGATTAGGGTGGCAGAGCCTCGACAGGCAGTGGAGTCCGTTACATCAAGGTATGCCTCATCAAGGGACAGCGGCTCAATGAGCTGAGTGTATCGTTCGAAGATAGCTCGGATCTGTTGAGAAACTTGCTTGTACACATGCATTCGCCCCGGAACGACAAGTAAGTTAGGGCAAATCTGGAGCGCACGCGCTGTTGGCATTGCACTGCGCACACCAAACTTACGCGCTTCATAGTTGCACGTACTGATCACGCCTCGCTGCTTCTCATGACCACCTACAGCAAGTGCAACACCACGATAGCTTGGGTTATCACGCATCTCTACCGCGGCATAAAAGCAGTCCATATCCACGTGAATAATTTTTCTGACTCGCTCAATCACGTTTTGCACACAAAAAACACTGTTTAAAAAAACAGTATAGCGATAAATAGACACATTGGAAATAGTGTTATCTGCTATCAGAGATCAAGAATTTTTCATAGCATTTAAATTGCGTTTCATTATTATTGATACTTATAACACTAAAGTTGATTTATACACCAAAGTAGGGAAACTTTTTGAGTAATAAAATACTGGTCGTCGAAGACAGCCGTGCCTTTAAAAACTACTTACAGCAGCTGTTAAACCAAGCAGGTTATGAGGTACTCACTGCAGAAAACTATGGTGAAGCCCAATCGATTTTAGCAACTCAACCAGAATTGCTTTGTGCCGTTCTCGACTATTGCCTGCCCGACGCACAAGATGGCGAAATTATCGACTTGGTACTTTCCCACCAGCAAAAAGTCATCGTGCTGACGGCTATGTTTCAAGATGATGCTCGCGAAAAAATGTTAGCCAAAGGTGTCCTCGATTACATCTTAAAGGACAGTATGGCGTCGGTATCCTACCTACTTCCACTCCTCAAACGATTAACGAACAATCAACACCATAAGTGTTTGGTGGTCGATGATTCAATGACGGTTCGTCGCCATGTGGTTCAACTACTAGAGCACCAGTATATACAAACACTTCAGGCTGAAGATGGCCAACAAGCCATTAAGCTAATCGAGCAGAATCCAGATATTACGTTGGTGCTGACTGATCACGATATGCCAGTAAAAAACGGCATTACCATGATTCGCGAGTTACGCCAGAAATTAGATAAGAACCAACTCGCTATTCTTGGTATCTCAGGCAGTGACGATCGCACAATGACCGCTCGCTTTCTCAAAGCAGGTGCGAATGACTTTCTGTATAAGCCTTTCAATCAAGAAGAGTTCTTCTGCCGAGTTCATCAAATCTTGGACATGAAGGAAGCAACAACAGAGCTGTTTAGAATGGCGAACCAAGATGCTCTCACAGGCTTGTGGAATAGACGTTTCTTGTTTGGGCAAGCATGTAGCGGCTGCGAAAAACGTAATATCGCGATGTTGGATATCGACTTTTTCAAGAAAGTGAACGATAACTACGGGCATGGTGGCGGTGATGCTGCACTTGTGATGGTGGCAAATATCTTGAAGGTCTATTTCCCAGGCGATGTAATTGCTCGCTTTGGCGGGGAAGAGTTTTGTATTCAAGCCAGTGGCTGTTATGACGACTTCGTCACCCGATTGGAGCAGATGCGCCAGCGTGTTGAAAAAACACCAATCCCTTATCAGAACAATAGCATCCAAGTAACCATAAGTATTGGTGTATCGAGTGTTGAAGGAAACCTTGATCAACAGATTAAAGTGGCTGATGACCGTTTATATCAAGCGAAAGAAAGTGGTCGAAACCAGACTATCTACCAATAGCGCCCTGTTTCTCGATTACAAAAAACAAAACCCAGCCGCTGGCTGGGTTTTTTCATTCTGACTATAGCTCAATTAAGCAATACGGTCTTTTTCCCACGCAGCTAGCTTTTCAGCGCGCAGTGCTTCACGTGCCTCACGCTTTTTACGTGCATCACATGGTTCTGGGCAGTTACATACTTTGTCAATACCAACCGCACCAAGGCCGCCGCAGCTACCTTTTACGACCTTCTTTTGGAAGATGTAACCCACTGCCATCGCTGCAATTACCGCAACAAAGACAGCAAAAGTAATTAGAAATGTACTCATAAGGACATGCTCACTTTTGTTGTTATTTCTTCATGAACGGCTTGTATGCTTCCGAAGCCAGCTCTTTAAAACCATCATCCGTTTTCACGATCATGAAAACAGGAATGTTGTTCTCGTTCGCGATTTCCATGCCTTTGTCTTGACCTAGAACCATAAGCCCAGTTGCAAGACCATCAGCCGTCATCGACGATTTATCCAGTACCGTTACAGACACCACTTTATGATGGATTGGTTTGCCTGTTTGCGGATTGATGATGTGAGAGTATCGCACACCATTGCTCTCAAAGTAATTACGATAGTCACCACTTGTTGCAATTGCCATGTCGCCAGGCTCAATAATTTCTTGAATTGAGCGCTCATCAACAGTCGGCTTTTCAATGGCAATACGCCATGGCACACCTTCACGGTTAATGCCTTTCAAACGCATTTCACCGCCAACTTCTACCATGTAGTTGTGAATGCCTTGTGATTGTAGGTAATCCGCAACCACATCAACACCCCAACCTTTTGCGATAGTCGATAGGTCAACGTACAAGTTTGGAATGTCTTTCGACATTTTATTGCCTTCAACCGAAAGATGGTGAATACCTGTGTTTGCTTTACGAGCTGATAGCTCTTCATCTGTCGGAACCACATCTGGACGAGCTTCTGGACCAAAGCCCCAAAGATTCACCAGTGGACCAACGGTTACGTCTAGTGCGCCTAGAGTAAGACCGTTCAAGCGAATCGCTTCTTTCACTACCGTTGCCGTTTGCGGTGATACTTCAAATGGCTCACTGGTCTGGTGTTGGTTAAAACGGCTAAGCTCTGAATCTTCACGGTAAGTCGACATCTGATCGTTCACTTCTTCAAGTAGGCGATCGATTTCTGTTTGCAAAACTTCAGGCGATGGCAGGCCATCTTGCTCGATGTATTTAATGTTGTATGTGGTACCCATTGTTGGGCCACTTAAATGAACTTGATCTGCAGGCTGTTCACAACCAGCTAGAACCAATAGAGAAGCGAATGCAACAAGCCACTTTTTCACTTGTTTACTCCTATTGTCGTTAAATTGATATGGAAAATGGGTTCTCTCAAGACAAACCGATTTCCTATAGCAACTGTTGAATATGGTTTTTATTTCTACAAAAAATAATGGCTAGCTCTTAAAGAGCTAGCCATAGATTCAATCACTTGGGGGATTAACCACCGAAGTCATCTAGAAGGATGTTTTCATCCTCTACACCTAGATCTTTCAGCATGCCGATTACAGCAGCGTTCATCATAGGTGGACCACACATGTAGTATTCACAGTCTTCTGGCGCTTCGTGATCACGTAGGTAGTTCTCGTAAAGAACGTTGTGAATGAAGCCAGTGTAACCATCCCAGTTATCTTCTGGAAGTGGATCAGACAGTGCACAGTGCCATACGAAGTTATCGTTCTCAGCCGCTAAGCCATCGAAGTCTTCTACGTAGAACATTTCACGCTTAGAACGTGCACCGTACCAGAATGACATCTTACGCTTAGAGTGCAGACGTTTCAGCTGGTCGAAGATATGAGAACGCATTGGAGCCATACCTGCACCACCACCAACGAATACCATCTCAGCGTCAGTATCTTTCGCGAAGAACTCACCGAATGGACCAGAGATCGTACACTTGTCGCCTTCTTTTAGAGACCAGATGAACGATGACATGATACCAGGTGCAACGTCTGGGTTATTTGGCGGCGGAGTTGCGATACGAACGTTAAGCATGATGATACCGTGCTCTTCTGGGTAGTTAGCCATAGAGTATGCACGAATTGTCTCTTCATTAACTTTAGACTCGTAGCGGAATAGGTTGAACTTCTCCCAATCCTCACGGTATTCCTCAGGAATATCGTAATCCGCGTATTTAACGTGGTGAGCTGGCGCTTCAATCTGTATGTAACCACCAGCACGGAAAGGTACTGATTCGCCATCTGGGATTTGTAGCTTAAGCTCTTTGATGAATGTTGCTTTGTTATCGTTAGAGATAACTGTACATTCCCACTTCTTAACGCCGAAGATTTCTTCAGGAAGTTCGATGTCCATGTCAGTTTTCATTGCAACCTGACACGCTAGACGCTCACCTTCACGCGCTTCACCTTTAGTAATGTGGTCAAGCTCGGTAGGTAGAATGTCACCACCACCTGATTTAACTTTTACGCGACACTGACCACAAGAGCCACCGCCACCACAAGCAGAAGATACGAATACGCCAGCGCCCGCTAGCGCAGATAGTAACTTGCCACCTGGTTGTGTAACGATCGCCAGTGATGGGTCATCGTTCACAGAAATTGTAATGTCACCTGTTGGTACAAGCTTAGACTTAGCGAAAAGAATCACTAGTACTAGCGCAAGTACGATCAGAGTAAACATCACTACACCAAGAATAATGTCCATTGACTATTCCTTAATTGTTGCGGCTTACCCGACTTACAGTTGAACACCAGAGAAAGACATAAAGCCTAACGCCATTAGACCTACAGTGATAAACGTGATGCCTAGACCACGTAGACCAGGAGGTACATCTGAGTACTTCATCTTCTCACGGATACCTGCAAGAGCGACGATCGCTAACATCCAGCCTACACCAGAGCCGAAACCGTAAACGATCGATTCCGCGAAGTTGTAATCGCGAGTTACCATGAAAGATACGCCACCGAAAATCGCACAGTTAACTGTGATCAGCGGTAGGAAGATGCCAAGCGCGTTGTACAAAGGTGGGAAGAAACGGTCAAGAACCATCTCTAGGATTTGTACTAATGCAGCGATAACACCGATAAACGCGATAAAGTTAAGGAAGCTTAAGTCAACACCCTCGACCAACGCATTCTCTTTGAGAATGTGAGTGTAAACAAGGTTGTTCACAGGAACTGCGATAGTTAACACTACCACTACCGCAACACCTAGGCCGAAGGAAGTCTTTACTTTCTTAGATACGGCAAGGAAAGTACACATACCTAAAAAGAAAGACAAAGCCATGTTTTCGATAAAAATCGATTTAACCAACAAGCTAATGTAATGTTCCATAATGCTCTTACTCCTTAGCTTCTACTTGCTCTGGCTTGAACGTACGAATTGCCCAAATCAGGAAACCAATCAAGAAGAATGCCGATGGTGCAAGTAGCATTAGGCCGTTTGGCTGATACCAACCGCCATTGCTCACCAAAGGAAGTACTTCCATGCCGAATATCTTGCCTGAGCCTAAAAGCTCACGAAAGAAACCAACAGTGATTAGTACGAAGCCGTAGCCAAGACCATTACCAATACCATCAATAAATGAAGGGATCGGTGGCGACTTCATCGCAAATGCCTCAGCACGACCCATTACGATACAGTTCGTGATGATTAGACCTACGAATACCGATAGCTGCTTTGAAACATCGTATAGGTAAGCCTTAAGCACTTGGTCTACCACAATTACTAATGAAGCAATGATTGCCATCTGAACGATGATACGCACACTGTTAGGAATGTGGTTACGGATAAGAGAAACGAAAAAGTTAGATAAAGCAGTAACAAACATTACTGCGATAGTCATAACGAATGCTGTTTCCAGCTTTGTAGTTACTGCAAGAGCAGAACATACACCAAGAACTTGCAGCGCAATTGGGTTGTTATCCAATACTGGCGCCATAATGCTCTTTTTGATGTTTTGTGCACTAGACATTAGTTCAGTTCTCCGTCACGAACTTTTGCTAAGAAAGGACCAAAGCCCATATCACCTAACCAAAAGTCAAATGTATGCTGAACACCGTTACTTGTAAGTGTTGCACCAGACAGGCCATCAACACCATGTTCAGAACCTTCTGGAGCACCACCTTTAACAACTTCAATTGCTGGTTTGTGGTTCTCGTCGAAGAGTTTCTTACCAACGAATTGAGCTCGCCATGCTGGATTTTCTACTTCACCACCAAGTCCAGGAGTTTCACCTTGCTCGTAGTAAGTAATGCCAGAAACAGTGTTACCGTCAGTTTCAACCGCAACGAATGCATACATCATTGACCATAGGCCGTTACCGTGAACTGGGATGATAACTTTAGAAATATCATCACCGTTTTTCACTAGGTAAACGATACCTGTGTTAGCACGACGTAGGATCTTAGCTTTGTCTTCATCAGCCGTTAGCTTGATAGACTCTGCTGGATCCTTCGCTGCTTTACGTTGGTCGTAGTTAGCTGCTGTAGAGCCGTCTTCAGCCTTCTCTACAAAATCACCAGTTTTGAAGTCAACTAGACGAGGTTCGATGTACTCAGCAAAAAGCTCAGGAACTTTCTTACCTTCAGCGTCGATACCCGCAACTTCTACAATCTTTGATTGCTTATCTAGTACAGCGTTAGCTTTTTGCTGGTCACGCAGACCTACTGCTGCTGTTGATACGATGATTGAACAAACAAGGCTCAACCCGACAACAACACCCAGCGTCTTTTTAATGCTGTCGTTATTACTTGCCATAGCGTGCTAGTCTCCGCTTGATGTTCTTCTCGATAACTACATGGTCGAACAGAGGTGCGAATAGGTTCGCGAATAGAATCGCCAGCATCATACCTTCTGGGTAAGCTGGGTTAACTACACGGATCATCACACACATTGCACCGATTAGGATGCCGTACCACCACTTAGCGCCGTTAGTAAATGACGCCGATACTGGATCTGTTGCCATAAAGAACATACCGAATGCAAAACCACCTAGTACTAGGTGCCAGTGCCATGGCATGTTGAACATTGGGTTGGTGTCAGAACCGATCACGTTGAATAGTGTCGATACTGCAATCATACCGATCATTACACCTGCGATGATGCGCCATGAAGCGATTCGCATGTAAACGATCATCGCTGCACCGATCATTAGAGCAAGCGTTGATACTTCACCAATTGAGCCAGGGATGTTACCGATGAATGCATCCATCCAAGTGATAGGAGCGCCAGTGACGTTGTTGATCAATGCGCCGCTACCGCCGTGAGCCCACTGGCTAAGAGCAGTTGCACCAGAGAAGCCGTCAGCCGCAGTCCATACTACGTCACCCGAGATTTGCGCTGGGTAAGCGAAGAATAGGAAAGCACGACCTGCAAGAGCAGGGTTCAGGAAGTTACGGCCTGTACCACCGAAGATCTCTTTAGCTACAACAACACCGAATGTAATACCCAGTGCCGCTTGCCATAGAGGTAGCGTTGGTGGAACGATAAGTGCGAATAGAATAGAAGTTACAAAGAAACCTTCGTTAACTTCGTGCTTACGCACCATACAGAAAAGCACTTCCCAGAAACCACCAACAATAAAGACTGTTGCGTAGATTGGTAGGAAGTAGGTCGCCCCCAGTAGCATCTTACTGCCAACGCCCGCTTCTGCACCGATGGTGCCGCCAAACATCTCTGTTAGCCAGTAGTGCCAGTTACCTGAGATAACTGTCGCTAGTTGTTCACCAGCGTACATATGGTTAAGTGCTGCAATAGCTTGACCACCCGCGTTGTACATCCCCCAGAACATTGCTGGGAATACGGCTAGCCAAACCATGATCATGATACGTTTTAGGTCAACGCTATCACGAACATGCGCGCTTTTTTTTGTAATTAGACCAGGTGTGTAGAAAACAGTTGCGACTGCTTCATAAAGAGCAAACCACTTTTCGTGTTTACCGCCCGGTTCAAAGTGATGCTCGATGTCTTCAAGATACTTTTTAAGAGCCATGGAAATTACCCTTCCTTCTCGATCTTATCTAGGCATTCACGAAGTAGTTCACCGTACTCGTATTTACCCGGACAAACAAAAGTACACAATGCTACGTCTTCTTCGTCTAGCTCTAACGCACCTAGTGCAACTGCACTGTCTGTATCGCCTGCGCATAGATCACGAAGTAGCAAAGTCGGTTCCATATCCAGAGGCATAATACGCTCGTAGTTACCAATTGGAACCATGGAACGATCACTGCCATTGGTCGTTGTTGTCATATTGAACAATTGGCCTTTGAAGATGTGACCAAGGAATGAGCGAGTAACAGAGAACTTGTTCTTTCCAGGCATAGCCCAGCCGAAAAGCTCTTTCTCGCGGCCTTCACGCAGCACAGAAACTTGCACGTGATAACGACCCAAGTACCCGTGAGGACCAATAGCTTGAGTGCCAGTTAATACTGAGCCAGAAATCACACGAACTTCGCCAGGCATCAACTCGTTGTCAGTTAGGTCTTCAAGAGAAGCACCTACAACTGTACGAAGAAGACGTGGGTTGTTCACAACAGGACCAGCTAGAGACACAACACGATCAGTGTAAAGCTCACCCGTTAGGAAAAGCTGACCGAACGCGATAACGTCTTGGTAGTTGATGCTCCATGCCACATTGTCTGCATTCACTGGGTATAGGAAATGCATGTGGGTGCCAGCAAGACCTGCTGGGTGAGGGCCATCGAAGACGTGTTCTTCTACGTTTGACTGAGAAGAGCGTGGCAAGCTAGTGCCAGACTTACATACGTAAACCTTGCCTTCTGTCAGGGCTGAAAGAATGTCTAGACCTGCAACGAATGCTTCTTGTTGTTCATTGATGATCAACTCAGGCTGTGCTGCTAGTGGATTAGTATCCATCGCAGTTACGAAAATAGCCTTAGTAGCAGACTCGATTGCTGGAACCTTGCTGAACGGACGAGTACGTAAAGCGGTCCAAAGGCCAGATTCAACCAATTGAGTCTTGATCACTTCGCGATCTAGACCTGCTAGTTGAGCTGCTTCGAACTTATCAAACGTAACCTGCTCTTCGCCTGCCACTTCAATCACTACTGATTGAAGTACACGCTTAGCGCCACGGTTAATTTCGATCACTTTACCGGCTGCTGGAGCAGTGAACTTCACGCCAGGGTTCTTTTTGTCTTCAAAAAGAACTTGCGCTTTTTTCACTTCATCGCCAACGCGGACATGCATGGTAGGACGCATGCCAACGTACTCTTCGCCAAGCAAGGCGACTTTTTTGATGGTCTTACCATCATTAATCACCTGGGATGGAGCTCCTGCGATAGGAAGATCCAAGCCCTTCTTTATTGTAATCATACGCACTTGCACTACTTTTATCGGGAAAAAGATTCTTTTGATTGCGTAACTTTTAGACACGACATCAGTGTCCGGTTTTGATGCTGTTTAAAACATCAAAATCGCAACATCCTATTAATTATCTCGTCACAAATATTAGGCGAGATTTATCAGGTGCCGTAGTCTAGCATTTTTTGGGAACTTGATGCCATGACCAATATTGGGAAAGGAAGGTTTATTTCGGTAGAACGAGCTGTAAAAAGTTAAAGAATAGTCATAAGTTTGACCGAACGCACAAATGCCAAAGCCCATAAATTAGCTATGGAAATAGGACATTTGTACGTTTGAAATATGCATTAATTTTACTAATTTATTGAACACTTTTTGATACATTATTTAACTTTTATTTGTACCAAATTTTTGTCCTTGAAAGATGTAAAACAAAAAAGATGGCTGAAACCATCTTTTTAAATCATTGTTGTAATCGCTTCCTAGCGACCGCCACCCATACACATAGGGCTATCTGGCGCACCATCTTGTTCTTGTTGCCACTCTTCATTGGTATAAGTGTGAATCGCCAAGGCATGGATGTGATTCTCAAGCTCATCCGCCAGTACAGTGTGTACCTGACGGTGACGTCCAATGAGGCGCTGACCAGTAAATGCATCGCTGACCACAATCACTTTGAAATGGCTCTCAGAGCCAGGCGGAACATTGTGCATATAACTCTCATTGATCACTTTTAAAAAATTAGGTTGCAGCTCACTGTGCAGTTTCGTTTCTATGATTTCTTGGATCATATTTAGTCCTCATTAATACTAATCAGGTAAGTATATACTCTAGTTCAGCAAATGAAATCAACGAAACGTCCCTGCTCCCTCTTTCACAATCCACACAGTTCGCTAAAAGCCTGTGAAAATCAGTAAATTTGACAGCTTTTTGTATCTTGAGCCTTCATCATTTGCGACAATAATCACTAATTTCCAAATCGACTTACGTTTAGTTATGAAAACCGAATTAGACCTTCACGATCGTAGCCTCACGCTGCATCGTTTCCCAAAGCGCTCCAACGAAACTCTTCAAGCATGGGATGCGGGTGATGAGTACCTTATCAATCACGTAGAAGAAATGGCGTTGCCAGATAATCAAAATATCGTAGTTGTTAATGATAACTTCGGTGCGTTGGCATGCTGGTTTTCAGACAAGCACAATGTGACGTTGATGGGTGACTCTTTCATCTCACACAAGGGTGCGCAACAAAACCTTGCAGACAACCAATGCAATCAAGTGTCTTTTCTCTCTACGATGGATGACATTCCAGAGAATACAGACTTAGTTTTGATGCAACTGCCAAAAAGTAACCGCCATCTAGTTTGGTTACTCAGTCAACTGCGTAAAACGTTGCCAGCATCCTGCCCTATTGTTGCGGTCAACAAAGCGAAAGAGATCCATACGTCGACACTCAAACTGTTTGAGAATTACTTAGGCGAGACTAAAACCTCTCTAGCGTGGAAAAAGCATCGTTTAGTATTCTCAACTGCCAATGCTCAACCAGTCATAGATGTCGACCCAATGACGATTTGGGGCATTGAAGGTGAGAGTATTCGACTGAAAAACCTGCCAAATGTATACTCAGGCGAAAGCTTGGATCTCGGCGCACGTTTTATGCTGCAACACCTTCCTCAAGATCCAACGTTGAAACACGTCATCGACCTTGGCTGTGGTAATGGTGTGCTGTCAGTAAAAATGGGGCAATTAAATCCTCAAGCTCGTTTAACCAGCGTGGATGAAAGCTTTATGGCTATCGAGTCAGCAAAACAAAACTTGCTCGATAACCTAGGCGACGCCCGCGATATTCAATGCATTGCGAACAACTGCTTAGATGGTTTCACCCCAGACTGTGCAGACATGGTGATGTGCAACCCACCGTTCCATCAGCAGCAAGCGATCACTGACCACATTGCGTGGCAAATGTTCTGCGATGCGAAACAAATACTGAACCAAGGCGGTAAATTATTGGTCATAGGTAACCGTCACCTTGGTTACTATGCGAAGCTGAAACGTCTGTTTGGCGACAAAAATGTGAAATTAGTCGCTTCTAACAATAAGTTCGTGATTTTACAGGCAACGAAAAATCCTGCTAAATTAGGCGCCAAGCAATAAAGTCCTGACTTTAGCAATATGTTTAAAAGGAATAATAAGATGAAAAAACTGGTACTCGCGGCTTCGGTTGCCTTGCTTGCTGCATGTTCGGCGCCACAACAACCTCAACTGAACCTGATGCCTGAGACGACGCTAAGCACGAACCCAATCGCACAAGGCAAGAGCTACAGTCTAACCAGTAAAGACGTACGTGCGGCTCAGTATGTTGCTCTAGTCGATAACGGTCGTTCAAATATTTTGCCTCTTCATGCGAAACAAAACCTACGTATTTCTCTTGAAGAAGCATTAGAGAAGCAATTCTCTTCTCAAGGTTTCCATTCAGATCTGAACAGCGATAACTCGATTGAGCTTGAAGTGGAAGAAGCGTTGGTAAACGTAAAGCACTCTGTAATGGAAAACGAGATGGATGCGAAAGTCGTTCTAGAAATTACCGCAGAAACTCCGCAAGGCAAGCTTGTTAAGACCTATACTGGTACTGCTAAACGTTCAGGCACACTAAGCGCTTCAGACTCTGACATTGAACAAACATTGAATGATGTCGTGGCTCTAACTCTAAAAGAGATCGCGAATGACCCTGAACTTCGCCAATACATGCAGGAGCGATTCTAATGCTACGTAAAGCTATTCTTTCTCTCGCACTTCTGAGCTGCAGCGTTTTTGCTGGTCCTAAAGTGGCGTTTGAAACTACGTTAGGTAACTTCACCGTAGAGTTAAATGAAGAAAAAGCACCCGTTACGGTCGCGAACTTCCTTAAATATGTGGAAGATGGTAGCTACGAAGGTACGATTTTTCATCGCGTGATTCCTGGCTTTATGGCGCAAGGTGGTGGCTTTAACCAAGACATGCAAATGGTTAAGACCTACGCA is drawn from Vibrio campbellii CAIM 519 = NBRC 15631 = ATCC 25920 and contains these coding sequences:
- a CDS encoding Na(+)-translocating NADH-quinone reductase subunit A encodes the protein MITIKKGLDLPIAGAPSQVINDGKTIKKVALLGEEYVGMRPTMHVRVGDEVKKAQVLFEDKKNPGVKFTAPAAGKVIEINRGAKRVLQSVVIEVAGEEQVTFDKFEAAQLAGLDREVIKTQLVESGLWTALRTRPFSKVPAIESATKAIFVTAMDTNPLAAQPELIINEQQEAFVAGLDILSALTEGKVYVCKSGTSLPRSSQSNVEEHVFDGPHPAGLAGTHMHFLYPVNADNVAWSINYQDVIAFGQLFLTGELYTDRVVSLAGPVVNNPRLLRTVVGASLEDLTDNELMPGEVRVISGSVLTGTQAIGPHGYLGRYHVQVSVLREGREKELFGWAMPGKNKFSVTRSFLGHIFKGQLFNMTTTTNGSDRSMVPIGNYERIMPLDMEPTLLLRDLCAGDTDSAVALGALELDEEDVALCTFVCPGKYEYGELLRECLDKIEKEG
- the bolA gene encoding transcriptional regulator BolA, with amino-acid sequence MIQEIIETKLHSELQPNFLKVINESYMHNVPPGSESHFKVIVVSDAFTGQRLIGRHRQVHTVLADELENHIHALAIHTYTNEEWQQEQDGAPDSPMCMGGGR
- a CDS encoding methyltransferase encodes the protein MKTELDLHDRSLTLHRFPKRSNETLQAWDAGDEYLINHVEEMALPDNQNIVVVNDNFGALACWFSDKHNVTLMGDSFISHKGAQQNLADNQCNQVSFLSTMDDIPENTDLVLMQLPKSNRHLVWLLSQLRKTLPASCPIVAVNKAKEIHTSTLKLFENYLGETKTSLAWKKHRLVFSTANAQPVIDVDPMTIWGIEGESIRLKNLPNVYSGESLDLGARFMLQHLPQDPTLKHVIDLGCGNGVLSVKMGQLNPQARLTSVDESFMAIESAKQNLLDNLGDARDIQCIANNCLDGFTPDCADMVMCNPPFHQQQAITDHIAWQMFCDAKQILNQGGKLLVIGNRHLGYYAKLKRLFGDKNVKLVASNNKFVILQATKNPAKLGAKQ
- a CDS encoding YajG family lipoprotein, with the protein product MKKLVLAASVALLAACSAPQQPQLNLMPETTLSTNPIAQGKSYSLTSKDVRAAQYVALVDNGRSNILPLHAKQNLRISLEEALEKQFSSQGFHSDLNSDNSIELEVEEALVNVKHSVMENEMDAKVVLEITAETPQGKLVKTYTGTAKRSGTLSASDSDIEQTLNDVVALTLKEIANDPELRQYMQERF